The following proteins are co-located in the Deltaproteobacteria bacterium genome:
- a CDS encoding class I SAM-dependent methyltransferase, protein MKLNWAERMAVNNPLRPLQQRLEMSWYRKRIKLPEEAHILEIGCGRGAGALLIKRVFRPDHIYAMDLDIDMVQKSGSYLKPAQREGISFLVGDATALPFGDLVMDAVFGFGVLHHIPDWQAAMDEIVRVLKKGGIYCFEELYPPLYRNFITRHILLHPLENRFDSETLKKTMAASGLVMGNYLESRHLEILGYATKR, encoded by the coding sequence ATGAAACTCAACTGGGCGGAACGGATGGCGGTGAACAATCCGCTGCGGCCCCTTCAGCAGCGTCTGGAAATGAGCTGGTACCGTAAACGAATCAAATTGCCGGAGGAAGCGCATATTCTGGAAATCGGCTGCGGCCGGGGAGCGGGAGCCCTTCTGATCAAGCGCGTGTTCCGTCCGGATCATATCTATGCCATGGATCTCGATATAGACATGGTCCAAAAATCCGGGTCCTATCTAAAGCCGGCCCAACGGGAAGGAATTTCCTTTTTGGTCGGCGACGCCACCGCTCTCCCCTTTGGTGACCTGGTGATGGACGCCGTTTTCGGCTTTGGTGTTCTCCATCATATTCCGGATTGGCAGGCCGCTATGGATGAGATCGTCCGGGTTCTGAAGAAGGGGGGAATTTATTGCTTCGAGGAGCTTTACCCGCCATTATACCGAAACTTCATAACCCGCCACATCCTCCTCCATCCGCTGGAAAATCGATTCGATAGCGAAACGCTGAAAAAGACGATGGCCGCCTCAGGCCTCGTCATGGGAAATTACCTGGAAAGTCGCCATTTGGAAATACTGGGATACGCAACCAAGCGATAA
- a CDS encoding UbiA family prenyltransferase has product MRRLNYFLALSRTPHALIDLASPALAALFCLGSVPSWHIVFVGFITAFAGYTAVYSLNDIVDFRVDLQGRHNDTTERTVQDLDGLFVRHPLAKGLIPYGQAVVWALFWATLALIGAWSLNPFCLVIFICAAFLEVVYCFLLKITWLRSIVSGFVKSSGPVAAVFAVNADPPGLFLLQMFLFFFFWEIGGQNVPNDLSDLEGDRKLGAKTIPVRFGIRTSVRIIVFSLCMTYGLGFVLFSMFPAPFSGFLLAAAGVCGFFLLLLPAIRLYRSQETDRALSLFNRASYYPLALLACFVIGLLFK; this is encoded by the coding sequence ATGAGGCGGTTGAATTACTTCCTGGCCCTTTCCCGCACGCCTCACGCCCTCATCGACCTGGCTTCCCCGGCTCTTGCCGCTCTGTTCTGCCTGGGTTCCGTTCCCTCCTGGCACATCGTGTTTGTAGGTTTTATCACCGCTTTTGCGGGGTACACGGCTGTTTATTCCCTGAATGATATTGTCGATTTTCGTGTCGACCTGCAGGGGCGGCACAATGACACCACCGAAAGAACCGTTCAGGATTTGGACGGCCTGTTTGTGCGTCATCCCCTTGCCAAGGGGTTGATCCCTTACGGTCAGGCGGTGGTTTGGGCGCTTTTCTGGGCTACGTTGGCCCTCATCGGCGCCTGGTCCCTCAATCCTTTTTGTCTGGTTATTTTTATTTGCGCCGCTTTTCTCGAAGTCGTCTACTGTTTTCTCCTCAAAATCACCTGGTTACGGAGCATTGTCAGCGGCTTCGTTAAGTCATCGGGACCCGTGGCCGCTGTTTTTGCGGTTAATGCCGATCCACCGGGTCTTTTTTTACTCCAAATGTTCCTTTTTTTCTTTTTTTGGGAAATCGGAGGTCAAAATGTGCCCAACGACTTGTCCGATCTGGAAGGGGACAGGAAACTGGGAGCGAAAACCATACCGGTTCGTTTTGGCATCCGAACATCGGTGCGGATCATTGTCTTTTCCTTGTGTATGACATATGGCTTGGGTTTCGTTTTGTTTTCCATGTTTCCCGCCCCCTTCAGCGGGTTTCTTTTGGCGGCCGCCGGGGTATGTGGTTTTTTCCTTCTGCTCCTACCGGCGATCCGTCTTTATCGTTCGCAGGAGACGGACAGGGCTCTCAGTCTCTTCAACCGTGCAAGCTACTATCCCCTGGCGCTGCTTGCCTGTTTTGTAATCGGTCTGCTGTTTAAATAA
- a CDS encoding DUF748 domain-containing protein, whose product MKLRRKKIFLAVSLLAFVFFAGALTALTLKKHYPLDNYRDDILMEMRKTLNRDVHYEKGGFSLRRGPAFTFDHVIINEPGDKAAPPLMTAERISIRLALTPLLFKEIAIRDIVLEKPGIHLQRYRDGTFNISDLLAEQKGRRFRLKALRIKEGTVCIQDEFVQDLSITHTIFDIDFYISNLTRGKNSRFYLSAFINNPSKDGEVKLRGALRLSPKDKPLLDSVASVRVITRNLDAERYWGYYRQYVPFEKIRGRLNIDSSFSGKFDEFESEGRMSVEDLHFKYPEVFRTELAPRKAQLKYHLAVDTRDVKIENIDIRIDGFHARGSCSILDIPGGDPRIVAHAVTAPFKLEGYRQYIPFGVIYDDAAEFIETKIKAGTFRLDDGHLDGRVSQIARMEEKDNCRVLSIHGSVIEGGLLQWNDRTPAFSGIRGKLVLKGKDFLLQNMSGKFGTSPFTLNGSITDYCLTTPVSYPFSMVISPQKSEIAWLLGKQTEDMLEYSGKSALNLNGHGLISDYQLSGNWDLKDADYAYKNMIHKPRSKDNRMTFSCRISETGLRADLLNYDLAPMFLRLSGQYDWGNNEKLAAKIDSNRFQIEHVIEHLPALQEYRPTGMAQINIAGKGNTTNPLQWLWSGQVSLSGASLMPAKDMQPLSRISGHLYLKGNNLETSMIKAQIGTSSITGKGMINNFSNPLFRAEFSCPELNLADFDLTTPEPKKQLTNIRGDFSWHGGILEIHSMSGYIAETPLNLSGRISDLARPVMALNLESSDLKIDDVLPLVQVRKLNPDGKPKSSPSVKINLAANRATWNDFSFTKLRSNMDYENNLLRILQTDLSALNGHVTASGTVAFADDLPRYSAAFHGEKISAQELAKIFDWQGYTITGALNIEGTLSARGNTMVDLKKTASGGIKLKITKGMLRQFPALSKIFSILNVSQLFKFQLPDMVSGGMPYNKISGNLDFRDGFVSTTDLFVKSDAMNIAVVGEIDMIREEIDSTIGIQPLKTVDKVVRSIPIVGWIITGKEGTFVTTYFEAKGKLTDPSITAVPLQSMATGVFDIFKRVFQLPVKIFTNTGEVLIGR is encoded by the coding sequence ATGAAACTTCGTCGAAAGAAAATATTCCTTGCGGTCTCGCTGTTGGCGTTTGTTTTTTTTGCAGGTGCCCTCACGGCCCTTACACTGAAAAAACATTACCCTCTGGATAACTACAGGGATGACATCCTTATGGAAATGCGGAAAACCCTGAACCGCGACGTCCATTATGAAAAAGGGGGATTCTCGTTACGCCGCGGCCCTGCCTTCACCTTCGATCACGTGATTATAAACGAACCGGGCGACAAGGCCGCCCCCCCCCTGATGACGGCTGAACGAATCTCCATCCGCCTTGCACTCACGCCCCTCCTCTTCAAAGAGATTGCCATCAGGGACATTGTACTGGAAAAACCGGGTATCCATTTGCAACGCTATCGGGACGGGACTTTCAACATCAGCGACCTTCTTGCGGAGCAAAAGGGGCGGCGCTTTCGATTGAAAGCGCTCCGCATAAAGGAAGGAACCGTATGCATACAAGATGAATTCGTTCAGGATTTATCGATAACGCACACCATTTTCGATATTGATTTTTACATCTCCAACCTGACAAGAGGCAAAAACAGCAGATTTTATCTCTCTGCTTTCATCAACAATCCATCAAAGGATGGTGAGGTAAAACTAAGGGGTGCGCTCAGGTTATCGCCCAAGGATAAACCCCTGCTCGATAGCGTGGCCTCCGTCCGTGTCATCACCAGAAATCTAGATGCGGAACGGTATTGGGGTTATTACCGGCAATACGTGCCTTTTGAAAAGATCCGCGGACGTTTGAATATCGACTCCAGTTTCAGTGGAAAGTTCGACGAATTCGAATCGGAAGGCAGAATGTCCGTTGAAGATCTGCACTTTAAATATCCCGAAGTATTTCGAACAGAACTTGCGCCCCGGAAGGCTCAGTTGAAATACCATTTGGCCGTCGATACCCGGGATGTGAAAATCGAAAACATCGATATCCGGATCGACGGCTTTCATGCACGAGGGAGCTGTTCCATTCTCGATATTCCCGGCGGTGATCCCCGTATCGTTGCGCATGCCGTCACGGCCCCTTTTAAACTCGAGGGATATCGACAGTACATTCCCTTCGGTGTTATTTACGACGATGCGGCAGAATTCATCGAGACGAAAATCAAGGCCGGAACCTTCCGATTGGACGATGGACACCTGGATGGACGCGTAAGTCAAATTGCACGCATGGAAGAAAAGGACAACTGCCGGGTGCTTTCCATCCATGGATCTGTGATCGAAGGCGGTCTGTTGCAGTGGAATGATCGGACACCCGCCTTCAGCGGAATCAGGGGGAAGCTTGTTCTGAAAGGAAAGGACTTTCTTCTCCAGAATATGTCGGGAAAATTCGGAACGTCGCCCTTTACGCTGAACGGATCAATTACGGATTATTGTCTCACAACCCCGGTTTCCTATCCATTTTCCATGGTCATATCCCCTCAGAAAAGCGAAATCGCCTGGCTCCTGGGCAAACAGACGGAGGACATGTTGGAATATTCAGGGAAATCCGCACTGAACCTGAACGGACACGGCCTCATCAGTGATTACCAATTATCCGGCAACTGGGATCTGAAGGATGCCGACTATGCGTACAAAAACATGATCCATAAGCCGCGGAGTAAGGACAACAGGATGACTTTCTCCTGTCGCATCAGCGAGACGGGCCTCCGTGCAGACTTGCTGAATTACGACCTCGCCCCGATGTTCCTCAGGTTGTCGGGACAATACGACTGGGGGAATAATGAGAAACTGGCCGCTAAAATTGATTCCAACCGATTCCAGATTGAACACGTCATCGAGCACTTACCGGCCTTGCAAGAGTATCGACCCACGGGAATGGCCCAAATCAATATCGCAGGAAAAGGCAACACCACCAATCCACTTCAGTGGCTCTGGTCGGGCCAGGTTTCTCTGAGTGGCGCGTCCCTGATGCCCGCAAAAGATATGCAGCCTCTCAGCCGTATCAGCGGACACCTTTACCTCAAAGGCAATAATCTGGAAACATCCATGATCAAGGCGCAGATCGGAACATCCTCCATAACCGGGAAAGGGATGATCAACAATTTTTCCAACCCGCTCTTTCGGGCAGAATTTTCCTGTCCAGAGCTCAATCTGGCCGACTTTGACTTGACAACACCTGAACCGAAGAAACAACTGACAAATATCAGGGGTGATTTTTCATGGCATGGGGGCATCCTGGAAATCCATTCCATGTCCGGATATATCGCGGAGACACCGCTCAACCTGTCAGGAAGGATATCGGATTTGGCAAGGCCGGTCATGGCATTGAACCTCGAATCATCCGATCTGAAAATCGATGACGTGTTGCCCCTGGTCCAGGTTCGCAAATTAAACCCCGACGGGAAACCCAAATCATCGCCATCGGTGAAAATCAACCTTGCGGCCAACCGGGCAACGTGGAATGATTTTTCGTTTACGAAGCTCCGATCGAATATGGATTACGAAAATAACCTGCTCAGGATTTTGCAAACCGATTTGTCGGCCTTAAATGGCCATGTAACAGCCAGCGGCACGGTGGCTTTCGCCGATGATCTGCCCCGGTACAGTGCAGCTTTCCATGGCGAAAAAATATCTGCGCAAGAACTTGCGAAAATCTTCGACTGGCAAGGCTATACCATCACAGGAGCCCTCAACATTGAAGGCACATTGAGCGCCCGGGGCAACACGATGGTGGACCTGAAAAAAACGGCTTCGGGTGGAATCAAGTTGAAGATTACAAAAGGTATGCTCCGGCAGTTTCCCGCCCTGTCAAAGATTTTTTCCATCCTGAATGTATCACAACTCTTCAAATTTCAGCTGCCCGACATGGTTTCCGGTGGTATGCCCTATAACAAAATCAGCGGTAACCTTGATTTTCGTGACGGTTTCGTATCGACCACGGATTTATTTGTGAAAAGCGATGCCATGAACATCGCCGTTGTCGGCGAAATTGACATGATCCGGGAGGAAATAGACAGCACAATCGGGATCCAACCCCTGAAGACGGTCGACAAAGTGGTCAGAAGCATCCCGATTGTGGGCTGGATCATCACGGGAAAGGAAGGAACGTTTGTCACAACCTACTTTGAAGCAAAAGGCAAACTGACCGATCCGTCTATAACCGCGGTCCCCCTCCAGTCCATGGCGACGGGTGTTTTTGATATATTCAAACGGGTATTCCAACTCCCGGTGAAGATATTCACCAATACAGGAGAAGTGTTGATCGGGAGATAA